One genomic segment of Amycolatopsis sp. Hca4 includes these proteins:
- a CDS encoding MBL fold metallo-hydrolase: MSGFSLRFLGHSTVRLDIGGRVVLTDPVLTARVGGLVRVVPVPPPESYAGVDLVLLSHLHGDHLHLPSLQLLGRGTRIVVPRGAGTWLRKKGFQRVEEIAPGETLTDGDLTVTATEAVHSGHRWGPRLTHGPQSPALGHLIKSDGTTIYNAGDTDLFDGMRELGPVDVALLPVWGWGPNLGPGHLDPARAAQAAALVRARAAVPVHWGTLALPGVRRTARMRRLLADPPRVFAAEANGHTDVLFTEPGADVTLPAPKDRP, translated from the coding sequence GTGAGCGGCTTCAGCCTGCGGTTCCTCGGCCATTCGACCGTCCGCCTGGACATCGGCGGCCGGGTGGTGCTGACCGACCCCGTGCTCACGGCGCGGGTCGGCGGGCTCGTCCGGGTCGTGCCCGTGCCGCCGCCCGAAAGCTACGCCGGCGTCGACCTCGTCCTGCTCTCCCACCTGCACGGCGACCACCTGCACCTGCCGTCGCTCCAGCTGCTCGGCCGCGGCACCCGGATCGTCGTCCCGCGCGGGGCCGGGACGTGGCTGCGCAAGAAGGGCTTCCAGCGCGTCGAGGAGATCGCGCCCGGCGAAACCCTCACCGACGGCGACCTGACCGTCACCGCCACCGAGGCCGTCCACTCCGGACACCGGTGGGGACCGCGCCTGACCCACGGGCCGCAGAGCCCCGCGCTCGGGCACCTGATCAAAAGCGACGGCACGACGATCTACAACGCCGGCGACACCGACCTCTTCGACGGCATGCGCGAGCTCGGCCCGGTCGACGTCGCCCTGCTGCCCGTCTGGGGCTGGGGGCCGAACCTCGGGCCCGGCCACCTCGATCCCGCGCGCGCCGCGCAGGCCGCCGCGCTGGTCCGGGCCCGCGCAGCCGTCCCGGTGCACTGGGGCACGCTCGCCCTCCCCGGCGTCCGGCGCACGGCCCGGATGCGACGGCTGCTCGCCGACCCGCCGCGCGTGTTCGCCGCCGAAGCCAACGGCCACACCGACGTGCTCTTCACCGAACCCGGCGCCGACGTGACCCTGCCCGCGCCGAAGGATCGCCCGTGA
- a CDS encoding cytochrome P450 translates to MTAAPETPALPTTRPDGCPYDPPGEYADRRETAPTSKVRCPAGMDAWLVTRYADVRAVLADRTLSSRGASSVHVNPNADLDEEISPGSIIQLDGAAHARLRKKVIAEFTVRRMKALRGYVRSLVDSHLDAMLAQGAPADLVRDFALPIPSLVICELLGVPYADRARFQRQSATMVSTDATREDGERAYHELSDYLAGLFTEKRRNPQDDLFSRLISDGADDPLTMEELVVLGLSLLVAGHETTANMIAMSTLVLLENPDLLAPALAEPERAVEELLRYLSVVQWGVLRYATSDTQVGSRSVREGEWLVAALNSANRDESVFPGADKLDFARESPRTHVAFGFGAHQCVGQQLARVELQEALTGLFRRVPDLRLAVGREELAFKHNTLVYGVRELPVAWG, encoded by the coding sequence GTGACGGCCGCTCCCGAAACCCCGGCCCTCCCGACGACCCGGCCGGACGGCTGCCCGTACGACCCGCCAGGGGAGTACGCCGACCGCCGGGAAACGGCACCGACGTCGAAGGTGCGGTGCCCGGCCGGCATGGACGCGTGGCTGGTGACCCGCTACGCCGACGTCCGCGCGGTGCTCGCCGACCGCACGCTGAGCTCGCGCGGCGCGTCTTCGGTGCACGTCAACCCGAACGCCGACCTCGACGAGGAGATCAGCCCGGGTTCGATCATCCAGCTCGACGGCGCCGCCCACGCGCGGCTGCGGAAGAAGGTGATCGCGGAGTTCACCGTGCGGCGGATGAAGGCGCTGCGCGGATACGTGCGTTCACTGGTGGACAGCCACCTGGACGCGATGCTCGCGCAGGGGGCGCCGGCGGATCTGGTGCGGGACTTCGCGTTGCCGATCCCGTCACTGGTGATCTGCGAACTGCTCGGGGTGCCGTACGCCGACCGGGCACGCTTCCAGAGGCAGAGCGCCACGATGGTGAGCACCGACGCGACCCGGGAGGACGGCGAGCGGGCGTACCACGAGCTTTCCGATTATTTGGCGGGGTTGTTCACCGAGAAGCGGCGGAATCCGCAGGACGATCTCTTCAGCAGGCTGATTTCCGACGGCGCGGACGACCCGCTGACGATGGAGGAGCTGGTGGTCCTCGGCCTGAGCCTCCTGGTGGCAGGCCACGAGACGACGGCCAACATGATCGCGATGAGCACGTTGGTGCTGCTGGAGAACCCGGACCTGCTGGCGCCCGCGCTGGCGGAACCGGAGCGCGCGGTGGAGGAACTGCTGCGGTACCTGTCGGTGGTGCAGTGGGGCGTGTTGCGCTACGCGACTTCGGACACCCAGGTCGGATCCCGATCGGTCCGGGAGGGGGAGTGGCTGGTGGCGGCGTTGAACTCGGCGAACCGCGACGAGTCGGTGTTCCCGGGGGCGGACAAGCTGGACTTCGCCCGCGAGTCGCCGCGGACGCACGTGGCGTTCGGCTTCGGGGCGCACCAGTGCGTGGGGCAGCAGCTGGCGCGGGTGGAGCTGCAGGAGGCGCTGACGGGGTTGTTCCGGCGGGTGCCGGACCTGCGGTTGGCTGTGGGGCGGGAGGAGTTGGCTTTCAAGCACAACACGCTCGTTTATGGGGTGCGGGAGCTGCCGGTGGCTTGGGGGTGA
- a CDS encoding amino acid--tRNA ligase-related protein, whose amino-acid sequence MRGAGCARRCAIGLERWTARLLGAANVRDVTLFPRDLHRLTP is encoded by the coding sequence GTGAGGGGCGCGGGTTGCGCGCGCCGGTGCGCCATCGGTCTGGAACGCTGGACCGCGCGGCTGCTCGGCGCCGCGAACGTCCGGGACGTCACGCTCTTCCCGCGTGACCTGCACCGGCTGACCCCGTGA
- a CDS encoding germacradienol/geosmin synthase, which produces MPDQPFVLPEFYLPYPARLNPHLEQAREHSKAWARELDMIDVPQHGTVIWTEHDLDAHDYALLCAYTHPDAGADELDLITDWYVWVFYFDDHFLELYKRTGDIESARGYLDRLELFMPAEGEITATPENPVERGLTDLWRRTVPHRTAGWRRRFVASTKALLDESLWELANINEGRLANPIEYVEMRRKVGGAPWSANLVEHSVHAEVPDAIAASRPMEVLRDCFADSVHLRNDLFSYQREVQDEGELSNGVLVFEKFLGLGTQQAADAVNDLITSRLHQFEHTALTEVPALLDDHCVDPAARAATFAYVKGLQDWQAGGHEWHLRSSRYMNEGALAGHGGTDLGTSAARIFSSALATAPQRLRAYGSTPFSAAGLPRPSLDLPLPLRLSPHLAEARVRNVDWARRTGLLDGVVWDERKLRAADLPRCAAGILPDATADALDLTSDWLTWRTYADDHYPLVFGATRDLAGAKAANFRLPAFMPADGAPMPTPANPLEAGLADLWPRTPAERRPTVRAAVEAMTSSWLWELANQAQNRIPDPIDYVEMRRRTFGADLTMSLSRRHAVPPELARTRPVQTLEHAAADVACLANDLYSYRKEIEHEGELHNAVLVVRNFLDCTEERAAGVVTDLIHARLAEFEHSAATELPALYRDDTTEATLLGFVQELRDWMAGILHWHEISARYTDPELGCHPAPVPPPGAPFGGPTGIGTSSLRISALLPTP; this is translated from the coding sequence GTGCCCGATCAGCCGTTCGTCCTCCCCGAGTTCTACCTCCCGTACCCGGCGCGCCTGAACCCGCACCTGGAACAGGCGCGCGAGCACAGCAAGGCGTGGGCTCGCGAGCTCGACATGATCGACGTGCCGCAGCACGGCACGGTGATCTGGACCGAGCACGACCTCGACGCCCACGACTACGCCCTGCTGTGCGCCTACACCCACCCCGACGCCGGCGCCGACGAGCTCGACCTGATCACCGACTGGTACGTCTGGGTGTTCTACTTCGACGACCACTTCCTCGAGCTGTACAAGCGCACCGGGGACATCGAGAGCGCGCGCGGCTACCTCGACCGGCTCGAGCTGTTCATGCCCGCCGAAGGCGAAATCACCGCGACACCGGAGAACCCGGTCGAGCGCGGCCTCACCGACCTGTGGCGGCGGACGGTCCCGCACCGGACGGCCGGCTGGCGGCGCCGGTTCGTCGCCAGCACGAAGGCGCTGCTCGACGAGTCGCTGTGGGAGCTGGCCAACATCAACGAGGGCCGTCTCGCCAACCCGATCGAGTACGTCGAGATGCGGCGGAAGGTCGGCGGCGCGCCGTGGTCGGCGAACCTGGTCGAGCACTCGGTGCACGCCGAAGTGCCGGACGCGATCGCCGCGTCCCGGCCGATGGAAGTCCTGCGAGACTGCTTCGCCGACAGCGTCCACCTCCGCAACGACCTGTTCTCCTACCAGCGCGAGGTGCAGGACGAGGGCGAGCTGTCCAACGGCGTGCTCGTGTTCGAGAAGTTCCTCGGGCTGGGCACCCAGCAGGCGGCGGACGCGGTCAACGACCTGATCACCTCCCGGCTGCACCAGTTCGAGCACACCGCGCTCACCGAGGTACCCGCCCTGCTCGACGACCACTGCGTCGACCCGGCCGCCCGCGCCGCGACGTTCGCCTACGTCAAGGGCCTGCAGGACTGGCAGGCCGGCGGGCACGAATGGCACCTGCGGTCCAGCCGGTACATGAACGAAGGCGCCCTGGCCGGCCACGGCGGCACCGACCTCGGCACGTCCGCGGCCCGCATCTTCTCCTCGGCGCTCGCCACCGCGCCGCAACGGCTGCGGGCCTACGGTTCGACACCGTTTTCCGCGGCCGGCCTGCCGCGGCCGTCGCTCGACCTGCCGTTGCCGCTGCGGCTCAGCCCGCACCTCGCCGAGGCCCGCGTCCGGAACGTCGACTGGGCGCGGCGCACCGGCCTCCTCGACGGCGTGGTCTGGGACGAGCGCAAGCTGCGGGCCGCCGACCTGCCGCGGTGCGCGGCGGGCATCCTCCCGGACGCGACGGCCGACGCCCTCGACCTCACCAGCGACTGGCTGACCTGGCGCACCTACGCCGACGACCACTACCCGCTGGTGTTCGGCGCGACCCGCGACCTCGCCGGCGCGAAGGCGGCCAACTTCCGCCTGCCGGCGTTCATGCCGGCGGACGGCGCACCGATGCCCACGCCGGCGAACCCGCTGGAAGCGGGCCTGGCCGACCTCTGGCCGCGGACCCCGGCGGAGCGACGGCCCACCGTGCGCGCGGCGGTCGAGGCGATGACGTCGAGCTGGCTCTGGGAGCTGGCGAACCAGGCCCAGAACCGCATCCCGGACCCGATCGACTACGTCGAGATGCGGCGCCGGACGTTCGGCGCGGACCTCACGATGAGCCTCTCGCGGCGCCACGCGGTGCCGCCCGAGCTGGCTCGCACGCGGCCGGTGCAGACGCTGGAGCACGCGGCGGCGGACGTGGCGTGCCTGGCCAACGACCTGTACTCCTACCGCAAGGAGATCGAGCACGAAGGCGAGTTGCACAACGCGGTGCTGGTGGTGCGGAACTTCCTGGACTGCACGGAGGAGCGCGCGGCCGGAGTGGTGACGGACCTGATCCACGCCCGCCTGGCGGAGTTCGAGCACTCGGCGGCGACCGAGCTGCCCGCCCTGTACCGCGACGACACGACCGAGGCGACGCTGCTCGGGTTCGTCCAGGAGCTGCGCGACTGGATGGCGGGAATCTTGCACTGGCACGAGATCTCGGCCCGCTACACGGACCCGGAGCTGGGCTGCCACCCGGCCCCGGTCCCCCCGCCCGGCGCGCCCTTCGGCGGCCCGACCGGCATCGGAACGTCCTCCCTTCGCATCTCCGCCCTGCTCCCGACCCCCTGA
- a CDS encoding cyclopropane-fatty-acyl-phospholipid synthase family protein, whose protein sequence is MPHDHPMTVDAMLKQDFWEALYQRDEHRIWSGNVNANLRAEVEGLKPGHALDLGSGEGGDAIWLAKHGWTVDGVDISTTALARAAEAGAEAGVTVNWLHRNILEWRPEAQYDLVSAQYMHLPPDLRRDVFTAAAAAIRPGGTLLVVGHSPKAMRQFDGEKPPEELFFEPEEITGYLGDPWQWVVETCETRGEGHHTDAVYRARRLEA, encoded by the coding sequence ATGCCCCACGACCACCCGATGACCGTCGACGCCATGCTCAAGCAGGACTTCTGGGAAGCGCTGTACCAGCGTGACGAGCACCGGATCTGGAGCGGGAACGTCAACGCCAACCTGCGCGCCGAGGTCGAAGGCCTGAAACCCGGGCACGCGCTCGACCTCGGCAGCGGCGAGGGCGGCGACGCGATCTGGCTGGCCAAGCACGGCTGGACGGTCGACGGTGTCGACATCTCGACCACCGCGCTCGCCCGCGCCGCCGAAGCCGGTGCCGAGGCGGGCGTGACGGTGAACTGGCTGCACCGCAACATCCTCGAGTGGCGGCCGGAAGCGCAGTACGACCTGGTGTCGGCGCAGTACATGCACCTCCCGCCGGACCTGCGCCGCGACGTCTTCACGGCGGCCGCGGCGGCGATCCGGCCGGGCGGCACGCTGCTGGTCGTCGGGCACTCGCCGAAGGCCATGCGGCAGTTCGACGGCGAGAAGCCGCCGGAGGAGTTGTTCTTCGAGCCGGAGGAGATCACCGGCTACCTCGGCGACCCGTGGCAGTGGGTGGTCGAGACGTGCGAGACGCGCGGCGAAGGCCACCACACCGACGCCGTCTACCGCGCGCGCCGGCTCGAAGCGTGA
- a CDS encoding SDR family NAD(P)-dependent oxidoreductase, whose protein sequence is MTLLNGKNAIVYGAAGPIGTAVATAFAGEGARVFLVGRTRARLDEVAGRIRAAGGRAETAEVDALDERAVDEHAAAVGTIDVSVNLIGHGDVQGTPLVDMPLADYERPVLTAVRTHFLTARAAARQMIPRRSGAILFFGGAGDPVREFAVGGLQVAFHALEAMRRQLAAELGPHGIRTVTLRTGGIPETIPADFPGRTDLEENIAGKTMLGRAATLADVGAVAAFVASDRAASMTAATVNISCGALVD, encoded by the coding sequence ATGACGTTGCTCAACGGCAAGAACGCGATCGTCTACGGCGCCGCGGGGCCGATCGGCACGGCCGTCGCCACCGCGTTCGCCGGGGAAGGCGCGCGAGTGTTCCTCGTGGGCCGGACCCGCGCTCGGCTCGACGAGGTGGCCGGCCGCATCCGCGCCGCCGGTGGCCGCGCCGAGACCGCGGAGGTCGACGCCCTCGACGAGCGCGCGGTCGACGAGCACGCCGCGGCCGTGGGCACCATCGACGTGTCGGTCAACCTCATCGGTCACGGCGACGTCCAGGGCACCCCGCTGGTGGACATGCCGCTCGCGGACTACGAGCGGCCGGTGCTGACGGCCGTGCGCACCCACTTCCTGACCGCCCGTGCGGCGGCCCGGCAGATGATCCCGCGGCGGTCGGGGGCGATCCTGTTCTTCGGGGGCGCGGGAGATCCGGTGCGGGAGTTCGCGGTCGGCGGGCTGCAGGTGGCGTTCCACGCGCTCGAGGCGATGCGCCGCCAGCTCGCGGCGGAGCTCGGCCCGCACGGGATCCGCACGGTGACCCTCCGGACGGGCGGCATCCCGGAGACGATCCCGGCGGACTTCCCCGGCCGGACCGACCTGGAGGAGAACATCGCGGGCAAGACCATGCTCGGCCGCGCGGCCACCCTGGCCGACGTGGGAGCGGTGGCGGCGTTCGTCGCCTCGGACCGGGCCGCCTCGATGACGGCGGCCACGGTCAACATCAGCTGCGGCGCCCTGGTCGACTAG
- a CDS encoding GNAT family N-acetyltransferase, with protein sequence MTDENRVVDNPEENRYELWAGEKLAGIAQYDRRGDLTVFTHTEIDDAFSGQGLGKVLASGALDDVVARGGTIVPVCPFIAGYLRKHPGYEDHVRWPRE encoded by the coding sequence ATGACCGACGAAAACCGGGTGGTCGACAACCCGGAGGAGAACCGCTACGAGCTGTGGGCCGGCGAGAAGCTGGCCGGCATCGCGCAGTACGACCGCCGCGGCGACCTCACCGTCTTCACCCACACCGAGATCGACGACGCCTTCTCCGGGCAGGGCCTTGGCAAGGTGCTGGCCTCGGGCGCGCTCGACGACGTCGTCGCCCGCGGCGGCACGATCGTGCCGGTCTGCCCGTTCATCGCCGGGTACCTGCGGAAGCACCCGGGGTACGAGGACCACGTCCGCTGGCCCCGCGAGTAG
- a CDS encoding SDR family oxidoreductase has protein sequence MSEQREIVVTGGGTGIGLAIAARFAAAGERVTVTGRRKDVLEAAAEKIGARAVAFDASDPAAVQAALADLPPRVDVLVNNAGGNTDRVREAPAPGDLKGLADAWQANFDANVLSAVLVTAALKPRFPDNVRVVTLGSIAAKQGSGSYGAAKAAIEAWNTDLARQLGAGGTANVVAPGVVLDTEFFHGTLTDEWLEPRISLAFNKRAGRPEEIADTVRFLAAPEAAHLTGQVVHVNGGAYGAR, from the coding sequence ATGAGCGAACAGCGGGAAATCGTGGTCACCGGGGGCGGCACCGGCATCGGGCTGGCGATCGCCGCCCGGTTCGCGGCGGCGGGCGAGCGGGTGACGGTGACCGGACGGCGCAAGGACGTCCTCGAAGCGGCGGCGGAAAAGATCGGCGCGCGGGCGGTGGCCTTCGACGCGAGCGACCCGGCGGCGGTGCAGGCCGCGCTGGCGGACCTGCCTCCGCGGGTCGACGTCCTGGTCAACAACGCCGGCGGCAACACCGACCGGGTGCGGGAGGCGCCCGCACCCGGTGACCTGAAGGGCCTCGCCGACGCGTGGCAGGCGAACTTCGACGCGAACGTGCTCTCCGCGGTGCTCGTCACGGCGGCGCTGAAGCCGCGGTTTCCGGACAACGTGCGGGTGGTGACGCTGGGATCCATCGCGGCGAAGCAGGGTTCAGGCTCCTACGGCGCGGCGAAGGCGGCGATCGAGGCGTGGAACACCGACCTCGCGCGGCAGCTGGGCGCCGGGGGAACGGCCAACGTCGTCGCGCCGGGCGTCGTCCTCGACACGGAGTTCTTCCACGGCACGCTGACCGACGAGTGGCTGGAGCCGCGGATTTCCCTGGCGTTCAACAAGCGGGCCGGCCGTCCGGAGGAAATCGCCGACACGGTGCGGTTCCTGGCCGCCCCGGAAGCGGCGCACCTGACGGGCCAGGTGGTGCACGTCAACGGCGGGGCGTACGGCGCCCGCTAG
- a CDS encoding DedA family protein, translating to MNWTDPAAIGYPAVFGGVLLGSIVPVVPTGAVVGAAAAVATTTGHLSLPLVIVLATLGAYVGDVVTFGIPRLGSEAAFRWISRRQPAERLEKAREQFARRGWQLVVIGRLVPAGRIPVLLAAAALSYPWRRLLPAALVACVLWACAYAVLGIVSGGIFDSPVVATLLATVLVLLVTVLANLIARWRRKTKEPV from the coding sequence GTGAACTGGACCGACCCCGCCGCCATCGGGTACCCCGCGGTCTTCGGCGGCGTGCTGCTCGGCTCGATCGTCCCGGTCGTGCCGACCGGCGCGGTGGTCGGGGCCGCGGCCGCGGTCGCGACGACCACCGGGCACCTGTCGCTGCCGCTGGTGATCGTCCTCGCCACCCTCGGCGCGTACGTCGGTGACGTCGTGACGTTCGGGATCCCGCGCCTGGGCAGCGAAGCCGCGTTCCGCTGGATCAGCCGCCGCCAGCCCGCCGAGCGGCTCGAGAAGGCGCGCGAGCAGTTCGCCCGCCGCGGCTGGCAGCTCGTGGTGATCGGCAGGCTCGTCCCGGCCGGGCGGATCCCGGTGCTGCTCGCCGCGGCCGCGCTGAGCTACCCGTGGCGGCGCCTGCTGCCCGCCGCACTGGTCGCGTGCGTGCTGTGGGCCTGCGCGTACGCCGTGCTCGGCATCGTCAGCGGCGGCATCTTCGACTCACCCGTGGTCGCGACGCTGCTCGCCACGGTGCTGGTCCTGCTGGTCACCGTGCTGGCCAACCTGATCGCCCGGTGGCGGCGCAAGACGAAGGAGCCGGTGTGA
- a CDS encoding S1 family peptidase, with translation MTPRKTALKTFAVLSAAALTSGVCASAATASPLALAELQAHAITSATQVANALGAASGGVYLENGKAVVNVVDDAGLQRVQAAGLTAKKVKHTFAALTGVKNQLDAVKNVPQTAWGIDTKTNQVVVKVYDAASKETAEKVSAAAAKYGDSVRVEHRTGKLSLYIADGDAIQNSQGRCSLGFNVTRGGSPFLLTAGHCTNLGGTWSGGDVSGAQVVESDCPGADSGLLTRPNGSGPGEINTGQPITSAAAPTVGEQIQKQGSTTGGGSGEVTSVDESVNFDVGVLNHEFGTTAHTDHGDSGGPAYDGSTGLGTLSGGDTVTSYFYPLTLELQAYGLELA, from the coding sequence ATGACTCCCCGGAAGACCGCCCTCAAGACCTTCGCCGTCCTGTCAGCGGCCGCGCTGACCAGCGGCGTTTGCGCTTCGGCTGCCACCGCGTCCCCACTGGCCCTCGCCGAGCTGCAGGCCCACGCGATCACCAGCGCCACCCAGGTGGCGAACGCGCTCGGTGCCGCATCCGGCGGCGTCTACCTCGAAAACGGCAAGGCCGTGGTGAACGTCGTCGACGACGCCGGGCTGCAGCGGGTGCAGGCCGCCGGCCTGACCGCGAAGAAGGTCAAGCACACCTTCGCCGCGCTCACCGGCGTCAAGAACCAGCTGGACGCGGTGAAGAACGTGCCGCAGACCGCGTGGGGCATCGACACGAAGACCAACCAGGTCGTGGTGAAGGTGTACGACGCGGCCAGCAAGGAGACCGCGGAGAAGGTGTCCGCGGCCGCCGCGAAGTACGGCGACAGCGTCCGCGTCGAGCACCGCACCGGCAAGCTGTCGCTGTACATCGCCGACGGCGACGCGATCCAGAACAGCCAGGGCCGCTGTTCGCTGGGCTTCAACGTGACGCGCGGCGGTTCGCCGTTCCTGCTGACCGCGGGCCACTGCACCAACCTCGGCGGCACCTGGTCCGGTGGTGACGTCTCCGGTGCGCAGGTCGTCGAAAGCGACTGCCCCGGCGCCGACTCCGGCCTGCTGACCCGCCCGAACGGCAGCGGGCCCGGTGAGATCAACACCGGCCAGCCGATCACGTCGGCCGCCGCCCCGACCGTCGGGGAACAGATCCAGAAGCAGGGCTCGACCACCGGCGGCGGCAGCGGTGAAGTGACCTCGGTCGACGAGTCGGTCAACTTCGACGTCGGCGTGCTCAACCACGAGTTCGGCACCACCGCGCACACCGACCACGGCGACTCCGGCGGCCCGGCCTACGACGGCTCCACGGGCCTCGGCACGCTGTCCGGCGGCGACACCGTGACCAGCTACTTCTACCCGCTCACCCTCGAGCTGCAGGCCTACGGCCTCGAGCTCGCCTGA
- a CDS encoding ABATE domain-containing protein, which translates to MVTAAPGEDRAPALALVNTERVTGDDLASPASAVSWLGSHGLAASVPDAASLRRLTELRGAVRELLAALAAGRVPAPAALAAVNAAAGADAAALALTWGDGPSRAWNSARPGSLDAAVGALARDAIEVVSGELGALVRPCEAHGCIRYYVREHARRRWCSTTCGDRVRAARHQKLVVEQREGTR; encoded by the coding sequence ATGGTCACGGCGGCACCCGGCGAGGACCGCGCACCGGCGTTGGCGCTGGTCAACACCGAACGCGTGACGGGGGACGACCTCGCTTCGCCCGCTTCGGCGGTTTCGTGGCTGGGCTCGCACGGGCTGGCGGCTTCGGTACCCGACGCGGCGTCGCTTCGCCGGTTGACGGAGTTGCGCGGCGCGGTCCGGGAGCTGCTGGCGGCACTGGCGGCGGGCCGTGTCCCGGCACCGGCGGCGCTGGCGGCGGTGAACGCGGCGGCCGGCGCGGACGCGGCCGCACTGGCGCTGACCTGGGGCGACGGGCCGTCACGCGCGTGGAACAGCGCCCGGCCGGGCAGCCTCGACGCGGCGGTGGGGGCGTTGGCCCGGGACGCGATCGAGGTGGTCAGCGGGGAGCTGGGGGCACTGGTGCGGCCGTGCGAGGCGCACGGTTGCATCCGCTACTACGTCCGCGAGCACGCCCGCCGCCGCTGGTGCTCGACAACCTGCGGGGACCGGGTCCGCGCGGCCCGGCACCAGAAACTGGTGGTCGAGCAGCGCGAAGGGACCCGCTGA
- a CDS encoding discoidin domain-containing protein yields the protein MTRRALVLVVTLFLAVAAALSGAATASAATTQPTFLTFYGWWDNTPPGGDISYPQIHDTAGGKGSYADPITFATSSDELKPGTKVWVPRVKKYFIMEDGCDECSDDWSGHGPNGGPGLRHIDLWLGGKGGSAFDAIDCEDALTHYNPDNMPVMEPVVVDPPSDEPYDATPIFNTGTGECWGGAKPNTTVGQYRNTSTGTCLAAPDSGTTLKVASCTGTAEQRFTFHGAFLVINDKCAGISGSSIVLQTCTGGPAQQWSINPDGTISDIQTSKKCFRASGTTLTAGSCSGTAARWTFTAAGTSSSLSVTPSSISVAPGASATATVTSTDAVTLSASGAPAGVTVSFSPASVPAGGSSTVTVAAATTASPGSATITVTGGTKTASLGVTVTGGGGSETLLSQGKPATASSTESSSYPAGAAFDGNLTGTRWASKEGSNAEWLRVDLGATKSVSHVKLTWEAAYGKAYSVQISADGTAWTTIYSTTTGNGGTDDLTGLTGSGRYVRMNGVTRGTSYGYSLYELQVYGN from the coding sequence ATGACCCGGCGCGCGCTCGTGCTCGTCGTGACCCTGTTCCTCGCCGTGGCCGCCGCGCTTTCCGGCGCCGCCACCGCGAGCGCGGCCACCACGCAGCCGACCTTCCTCACCTTCTACGGCTGGTGGGACAACACCCCGCCGGGCGGGGACATCTCCTACCCGCAGATCCACGACACCGCGGGCGGCAAGGGCAGCTACGCCGACCCGATCACCTTCGCCACCAGCAGCGACGAACTCAAGCCGGGCACCAAGGTCTGGGTCCCGCGGGTGAAGAAGTACTTCATCATGGAGGACGGCTGCGACGAGTGTTCCGACGACTGGAGCGGCCACGGTCCGAACGGCGGCCCCGGCCTGCGCCACATCGACCTCTGGCTCGGCGGCAAGGGCGGCAGCGCCTTCGACGCGATCGACTGCGAAGACGCGCTCACGCACTACAACCCCGACAACATGCCGGTGATGGAACCGGTCGTCGTCGACCCGCCGTCGGACGAACCGTACGACGCCACGCCGATCTTCAACACCGGCACCGGCGAGTGCTGGGGCGGCGCCAAGCCGAACACGACGGTCGGCCAGTACCGGAACACCTCCACCGGCACCTGCCTGGCCGCCCCGGACAGCGGCACCACGCTGAAGGTGGCCAGCTGCACCGGGACCGCCGAGCAGCGGTTCACCTTCCACGGCGCGTTCCTGGTGATCAACGACAAGTGCGCGGGCATCTCCGGCAGTTCCATCGTGCTGCAGACCTGCACCGGCGGGCCCGCCCAGCAGTGGTCGATCAACCCGGACGGCACCATCTCCGACATCCAGACCAGCAAGAAGTGCTTCCGCGCTTCGGGCACCACGCTCACCGCGGGCAGCTGCTCCGGTACCGCCGCCCGCTGGACGTTCACCGCGGCCGGCACCTCCTCGAGCCTCAGCGTGACGCCGTCGTCGATCTCGGTCGCGCCGGGCGCTTCGGCCACGGCCACCGTGACCAGCACGGACGCTGTCACGCTGAGCGCGAGCGGCGCCCCCGCGGGCGTGACCGTGTCCTTCTCCCCCGCGTCGGTGCCGGCCGGCGGGTCCTCGACCGTCACGGTCGCCGCCGCCACGACCGCGTCCCCCGGCTCGGCGACGATCACCGTCACCGGCGGGACGAAGACGGCGTCCCTCGGCGTCACGGTGACCGGTGGCGGCGGCTCGGAAACCCTGCTCTCACAGGGAAAGCCCGCGACGGCGTCCTCCACCGAGTCGTCGTCGTACCCGGCGGGCGCGGCCTTCGACGGCAACCTGACCGGCACCCGCTGGGCGTCGAAGGAGGGGAGCAACGCGGAGTGGCTGCGCGTCGACCTCGGCGCCACGAAGTCCGTCTCGCACGTCAAACTGACCTGGGAAGCCGCGTACGGGAAGGCGTACAGCGTCCAGATCTCGGCCGACGGCACGGCCTGGACGACGATCTACAGCACCACCACCGGCAACGGCGGCACCGACGACCTCACCGGCCTGACCGGCAGCGGCCGGTACGTCCGGATGAACGGCGTCACGCGCGGCACGTCGTACGGCTACTCGCTCTACGAGCTCCAGGTGTACGGGAACTAG